Proteins co-encoded in one Arachis hypogaea cultivar Tifrunner chromosome 11, arahy.Tifrunner.gnm2.J5K5, whole genome shotgun sequence genomic window:
- the LOC112722182 gene encoding uncharacterized protein isoform X1 produces the protein MYIYVEDFTRVAFLELLGGIVVLEKFDALHIGHRELAIQTSRASPPFLLSFVGMTKVLGWNLGKIQRQSSGMDLRSMGAEGSCNPPKIRQNVSASANISSIALQSNSTNSAPLKRTTSWSFDEKLLIQTLCKVLVA, from the exons atgtatatatatgttgaaGACTTTACTCGAGTTGCATTTCTGGAGTTGTTGG GTGGAATTGTAGTATTGGAAAAGTTTGATGCTCTGCACATCGGTCATCGAGAACTCGCAATTCAAACATCAAGGGCTAGTCCTCCGTTTCTTTTATCATTTGTTGGAATGACTAAAGTACTTGGATGGAATCTAG GAAAAATACAGAGGCAAAGCAGTGGAATGGACCTCCGATCAAT GGGGGCTGAAGGATCATGTAATCCTCCTAAGATTCGTCAAAATGTGTCTGCCTCCGCAAATATTAGTAGCATTGCCTTGCAAAGCAATTCTACAAATTCAG CTCCTCTGAAGCGCACAACCAGCTGGTCTTTTGATGAGAAGCTTCTTATACAGACCCTTTGCAAG GTTCTTGTAGCTTAA
- the LOC112722182 gene encoding uncharacterized protein isoform X3, giving the protein MTKVLGWNLGKIQRQSSGMDLRSMGAEGSCNPPKIRQNVSASANISSIALQSNSTNSAPLKRTTSWSFDEKLLIQTLCKVLVA; this is encoded by the exons ATGACTAAAGTACTTGGATGGAATCTAG GAAAAATACAGAGGCAAAGCAGTGGAATGGACCTCCGATCAAT GGGGGCTGAAGGATCATGTAATCCTCCTAAGATTCGTCAAAATGTGTCTGCCTCCGCAAATATTAGTAGCATTGCCTTGCAAAGCAATTCTACAAATTCAG CTCCTCTGAAGCGCACAACCAGCTGGTCTTTTGATGAGAAGCTTCTTATACAGACCCTTTGCAAG GTTCTTGTAGCTTAA
- the LOC112722182 gene encoding uncharacterized protein isoform X2, with protein sequence MYIYVEDFTRVAFLELLGGIVVLEKFDALHIGHRELAIQTSRASPPFLLSFVGMTKVLGWNLGKIQRQSSGMDLRSMGAEGSCNPPKIRQNVSASANISSIALQSNSTNSAPLKRTTSWSFDEKLLIQTLCKVLL encoded by the exons atgtatatatatgttgaaGACTTTACTCGAGTTGCATTTCTGGAGTTGTTGG GTGGAATTGTAGTATTGGAAAAGTTTGATGCTCTGCACATCGGTCATCGAGAACTCGCAATTCAAACATCAAGGGCTAGTCCTCCGTTTCTTTTATCATTTGTTGGAATGACTAAAGTACTTGGATGGAATCTAG GAAAAATACAGAGGCAAAGCAGTGGAATGGACCTCCGATCAAT GGGGGCTGAAGGATCATGTAATCCTCCTAAGATTCGTCAAAATGTGTCTGCCTCCGCAAATATTAGTAGCATTGCCTTGCAAAGCAATTCTACAAATTCAG CTCCTCTGAAGCGCACAACCAGCTGGTCTTTTGATGAGAAGCTTCTTATACAGACCCTTTGCAAG GTTTTGCTTTAA